In a genomic window of Zingiber officinale cultivar Zhangliang chromosome 9B, Zo_v1.1, whole genome shotgun sequence:
- the LOC122024513 gene encoding uncharacterized protein LOC122024513: protein MEGGGKRQSSSIADELFPTGKDGSSSSSPGYFSNVFPPASAVMGKYSSQNDLFWTLSKQKTDGQFGNAQGVPQGGKPQGNPTKKQMTRSMDGKPVTPDQYEESAYFSSSVHYGGRDFYDSSSSTQVSGSPKTFKDDKGGNSNDPDAANRGEWWQGSLYY from the exons atggaaggaggaggaaagaGGCAGTCTTCGTCGATCGCCGACGAGCTTTTCCCCACCGGCAAGGATGGTTCGTCATCCTCGTCGCCTGGATACTTTAGCAACGTCTTCCCCCCTGCTTCCGCG GTGATGGGTAAGTATTCATCACAGAACGACTTGTTCTGGACGCTGAGCAAGCAGAAGACGGATGGACAATTCGGAAACGCTCAGGGCGTACCTCAAG GTGGTAAACCTCAGGGAAATCCAACCAAGAAACAAATGACGCGGAGCATGGATGGAAAACCTGTAACTCCTGATCAATATGAAGAATCAGCCTATTTTAGCTCTTCTGTTCACTATGGCGGTCGTGATTTCTATGACAGTTCTTCATCCACCCAAGTTTCTGGATCACCAAAAACT TTTAAAGATGACAAAGGGGGAAATTCAAATGACCCTGATGCTGCCAATCGAGGTGAATGGTGGCAAG GTTCTCTGTACTATTGA
- the LOC122023766 gene encoding transcription factor DIVARICATA-like, with protein sequence MMAKSWMEVLPPASALCFPCTSCFLVEGRNWGELSNGNWTREENKLFEKALAEFDKDTPDRWEKVAVYIPGKSTTDVERHYRDLLKDVSEIEAGRFHCPSYDSSSFALDWDSNCDFKAVKQLYSISRKKSGVHISGKKSGLRAADQERKKGVPWTEEEHKLFLLGLKMYGKGDWRNISHNFVVTRTPTQVASHAQKYFIRLHSGSKDKRRASIHDITTANLPDNRSSSPSQSSSLSNPLSSTSTPMLPSSYSSILDINQPHQVIGFLGASMQMRRSLGGVSPYQMATEAHASPNGTFHDPMVHDNNLLHQMIPNHIHLHD encoded by the exons ATGATGGCCAAATCGTGGATGGAAGTTCTTCCTCCAGCGTCGGCACTGTGCTTCCCCTGCACAAGTTGCTTCCTTGTCGAGGGGAGGAATTGGGGCGAGCTCTCGAATGGAAACTGGACCCGGGAAGAGAATAAGCTTTTCGAGAAAGCCCTGGCCGAGTTCGACAAGGACACACCTGACCGCTGGGAAAAAGTGGCGGTGTATATCCCAGGCAAGTCCACAACGGACGTGGAGAGACACTACAGGGATTTGTTGAAGGATGTGAGCGAGATAGAAGCTGGGCGGTTTCACTGTCCTAGCTacgactcttcttcttttgcacTGGACTGGGACAGCAATTGCGACTTCAAAGCTGTCAAGCAACTTTATTCAATCAGCAGGAAGAAGTCAGGGGTGCATATCAGCGGGAAGAAGTCAGGGCTGCGCGCGGCAGATCAGGAGAGGAAAAAAGGAGTCCCTTGGACTGAAGAGGAGCACAA GCTATTCTTGCTTGGACTTAAAATGTATGGCAAAGGGGATTGGCGAAATATTTCCCATAATTTTGTGGTTACCAGGACACCTACTCAGGTAGCTAGTCATGCCCAAAAGTACTTCATCCGGTTACATTCAGGTAGCAAAGATAAGAGGAGAGCCAGCATACATGATATTACTACCGCCAATTTACCAGATAACAGATCTTCCTCTCCATCTCAGTCATCTTCCCTTAGCAATCCGTTAAGCTCAACTTCTACACCCATGTTGCCAAGTTCCTACTCATCTATCCTAGACATAAATCAGCCCCATCAAGTAATTGGTTTTTTAGGTGCATCAATGCAAATGAGACGATCACTTGGTGGAGTAAGTCCTTATCAGATGGCAACTGAAGCCCATGCATCTCCAAATGGAACTTTTCACGATCCTATGGTGCACGACAATAATCTGCTACACCAAATGATACCAAACCATATTCACCTACATGATTGA